In the genome of Vicia villosa cultivar HV-30 ecotype Madison, WI linkage group LG7, Vvil1.0, whole genome shotgun sequence, one region contains:
- the LOC131620476 gene encoding LRR receptor-like serine/threonine-protein kinase FLS2 → MNHKLLKIVAMLIILVLGDTVSTVEACSSNDMEALMSFKKGIQIDTSGRLAKWVGKNCCKWEGIVCENATFRVKEINLPGFISNDEGLFQTQMIGWISPSIVLLTSLEVIDLGGLIGLSGTIPLNIGNHLRNLQKIYLYGNNLTGSIPENIGELKNLQELALHENELSGSIPLSIGSLKNLKRLLLYSNQLSGKIPNSLKKLKLLVELDVHNNRLTGGIPDKVGEMLSLQKLDLSNNLLTGKVPFSLTNLTVISVLYLDTNYLEEAISFPSRPGEMSCLAFLRLNNNHFAGNIPSNFGYLVSLQRVSLSNNRLEGTLPSNLGNLVSLTELYISENFLSGQIPKSIGKLSQLIMLNISRNLIEGPLPQEMSSLQNLQTLDLSFNRLNLSSIPKWIAKMPSLSQIYFAGCKIKGRIPDFLQTTISPIQELDLSANLLSGSIPSWIGSLNQLYMLNLSRNTISSYIPNSFRNLHDLSVLDLHSNRLTGSISPIFDMEQSTFGGSLKFVDLSDNKLSRGIEEIGLGGQCDIQFLNLSHNLLKGKIPNGIGRMNSINSLDLSFNGLGFKLPGVLENLTSLEVLKLQENQLNGNIPIGFLKLIKLKELNLSYNLLEGEIPEGKPLIDFPESCYFGNKGLCGKPLSPCKP, encoded by the coding sequence ATGAATCATAAGCTTCTAAAGATAGTTGCAATGTTGATAATCCTAGTTCTTGGAGACACAGTTTCGACCGTGGAAGCCTGCAGTTCCAATGACATGGAAGCTTTGATGAGTTTCAAGAAAGGAATTCAAATAGACACATCGGGCCGCTTAGCGAAATGGGTTGGCAAGAATTGCTGCAAATGGGAAGGTATTGTATGTGAAAATGCAACCTTTAGAGTGAAAGAGATCAATCTACCAGGATTCATTTCTAATGATGAAGGATTATTCCAAACACAGATGATAGGTTGGATTTCTCCTTCAATAGTACTTCTCACATCACTTGAAGTTATCGATCTTGGTGGTTTAATTGGTCTTAGTGGAACAATTCCACTCAACATTGGTAATCACTTAAGAAATCTCCAAAAGATTTACCTCTATGGTAATAATTTAACTGGTTCAATACCAGAAAACATTGGAGAGTTGAAGAATCTTCAAGAACTTGCTCTTCATGAAAATGAGTTATCCGGGTCTATTCCTTTGAGCATTGGAAGTTTGAAGAATCTCAAAAGATTGTTGCTTTATTCAAATCAACTTTCAGGTAAAATACCTAACTCACTCAAAAAATTGAAACTTTTGGTAGAGTTGGACGTTCACAACAACAGGCTTACCGGTGGAATACCTGATAAAGTCGGTGAAATGCTTTCTCTTCAAAAGCTTGATCTTTCAAACAATTTGTTAACTGGAAAGGTACCATTTTCACTAACTAATTTAACTGTCATTTCGGTTTTGTACCTTGACACCAACTATCTCGAGGAAGCCATTTCGTTTCCCTCGAGACCGGGTGAAATGTCTTGTTTAGCCTTCTTAAGACTCAATAACAATCATTTTGCTGGAAATATACCTTCCAATTTTGGTTATCTAGTATCACTTCAAAGAGTTTCGTTATCAAACAACAGACTTGAAGGAACACTGCCATCTAATTTAGGAAATCTGGTGTCATTGACTGAGTTGTATATCAGTGAGAATTTCTTATCTGGCCAAATACCAAAATCAATAGGCAAACTTTCTCAGCTCATAATGTTGAACATTTCTAGAAATTTGATTGAAGGACCATTACCTCAAGAGATGTCTTCTCTTCAAAATCTTCAAACACTCGATCTTTCTTTCAACCGTTTGAATCTCTCTTCAATCCCAAAATGGATAGCAAAAATGCCATCGCTTTCTCAAATATACTTCGCCGGCTGCAAAATCAAGGGCCGAATTCCAGACTTTTTACAAACAACCATCAGTCCAATTCAAGAACTCGACTTGTCGGCAAACCTTCTTAGTGGAAGCATTCCATCATGGATTGGAAGCTTAAATCAACTCTACATGTTAAATCTCTCAAGAAACACTATTTCTTCATACATCCctaattcttttagaaacttGCATGATTTGTCAGTTCTTGATCTTCATTCAAATAGACTAACAGGCTCCATATCTCCAATTTTCGACATGGAACAGAGTACTTTTGGAGGATCATTAAAATTTGTGGATCTTTCTGATAACAAATTGTCAAGAGGAATAGAGGAAATTGGTTTAGGAGGGCAATGTGATATTCAGTTTCTCAATTTGTCTCATAATCTTCTAAAAGGTAAGATACCAAATGGTATTGGGAGAATGAACTCTATAAATAGTTTGGATTTGAGCTTCAACGGGTTAGGATTCAAGTTACCTGGGGTGCTGGAAAATTTAACCTCATTAGAGGTATTGAAGCTGCAGGAAAATCAGTTGAATGGAAATATACCAATTGGATTTCTGAAGTTGATAAAGCTGAAGGAATTGAACTTGTCTTATAATCTTCTTGAAGGGGAAATTCCAGAGGGCAAGCCTTTGATTGATTTTCCAGAGAGTTGTTATTTTGGAAATAAAGGTTTATGTGGAAAACCTCTATCTCCTTGTAAACCTTGA
- the LOC131618925 gene encoding F-box/FBD/LRR-repeat protein At5g53840-like, giving the protein MTLVSRRWRHLWEHLQVFDFDEDSFDTVQESKRFKKFALFVNAVLAFRKSRDIRNFQLTCDIQSSNHRCDCADMWIRAAINPSLEELSLSIVADYRFDKDVVLPRSLLNCTNLVSLCLVGGIRINLQYFELHFPSLKFLKLDADIVDSEIDLLSACPVLETLHHIYFVSEYWTIVPVPPSSQRLKFTGGSFSWTFLQVGKTTLGIIGNLQSMVEACIDFFPSQKCEFVDPILDCLLVDDPSEIQLRHSTSKWSLRSRILNHPEFCYLLHLKFILPCFNTNLIVNVLEKCHMIEVFIIQCNKEEQPPLRTWDPESTTVPKCLKSHLSYIHIEGYQGFEDDLTFAEYILRNGLVLKTMLIFVDTSMDQTIKYYSVKRLTDIPRGSNMCQLKFDPTVSS; this is encoded by the exons ATGACTCTCGTGTCTCGTAGGTGGCGTCACTTATGGGAGCATTTGCAGGTTTTCGACTTTGATGAGGACTCCTTTGATACAGTCCAAGAGTCCAAAAGGTTCAAAAAATTTGCACTTTTCGTGAATGCTGTACTCGCCTTCCGCAAATCCCGCGACATTCGAAACTTTCAACTCACATGCgacattcaaagttccaaccaTCGTTGTGACTGCGCTGATATGTGGATCCGTGCTGCCATTAACCCCAGCCTTGAAGAACTGTCTCTCTCCATTGTCGCCGACTACCGGTTTGACAAGGACGTGGTCCTCCCTCGTTCGCTTTTGAATTGCACCAATCTTGTTTCCCTCTG TCTTGTTGGTGGTATCAGAATCAATCTTCAATATTTTGAGCTTCATTTTCCATCACTTAAGTTCCTCAAACTCGATGCGGATATTGTTGATTCCGAAATTGACTTGCTCTCTGCCTGCCCCGTCCTTGAAACTCTGCACCATATTTACTTTGTATCCGAATATTGGACCATAGTTCCTGTGCCACCCTCTTCTCAGAGGTTGAAATTTACCGGTGGAAGTTTCTCTTGGACTTTCCTTCAAGTAGGCAAAACAACATTGGGCATCATTGGCAACTTGCAGAGTATGGTGGAAGCGTGCATTGACTTCTTTCCCTCGCAAAAATGTGAATTTGTCGACCCTATTCTCGACTGCCTCCTAGTCGATGATCCGTCAGAGATACAGTTGCGTCATTCAACATCAAAG TGGTCACTTCGCTCTCGGATTCTAAACCATCCAGAATTTTGCTATTTACTTCATCTAAAGTTCATTCTTCCATGTTTCAACACAAATCTTATAGTCAATGTGCTTGAGAAGTGTCATATGATCGAAGTTTTCATAATCCAGTGCAACAAG GAGGAACAACCACCTTTAAGGACATGGGACCCAGAGTCAACAACAGTTCCTAAGTGTCTCAAATCCCACCTGAGTTATATTCACATAGAAGGATATCAAGGATTTGAAGATGACTTGACATTTGCTGAATATATTTTGCGCAACGGACTTGTTTTGAAGACAATGCTTATTTTTGTTGATACTTCAATGGATCAAACAATTAAGTACTATTCTGTCAAAAGATTAACTGATATACCTAGGGGATCCAACATGTGTCAACTTAAATTTGACCCAACTGTATCTTCTTAA